In Bartonella bovis 91-4, the following proteins share a genomic window:
- a CDS encoding AAA family ATPase, with the protein MSQDDTLSNSTEKININKDIKSIVDDIDAAYKKLVTLQKTIDKVIFGQSHVIEYTLTAILAGGHALLVGVPGLAKTRLVETLSLVLGLDGKRIQFTPDLMPSDIIGSEIMDLDKNGKRFFRYIQGPVFAQLLMADEINRASPRTQSALLQAMQEYHVTIAGTRYDLPKPFHVFATQNPLEQEGTYPLPEAQLDRFLMQIDIDYPDLTTERRIILETTGQKSQTVKPVLSTQKLQTIQTIVRKIPISENIVEAILKLVRSARPNEDNPFANTYIAWGPGPRASQALSLCARARALYHGRLSPSLDDIKALAYPVLQHRMALNFSARADNIAVKDIIAKLVKDTL; encoded by the coding sequence ATGAGTCAAGATGATACGTTATCTAATTCCACCGAAAAGATTAATATAAATAAAGATATCAAATCGATCGTTGATGATATTGATGCGGCCTATAAAAAATTAGTCACCCTACAAAAAACGATTGACAAAGTTATTTTCGGTCAAAGTCACGTGATTGAATATACTTTAACAGCCATTTTGGCTGGGGGGCACGCCCTTCTTGTTGGTGTTCCAGGGCTGGCTAAAACACGCCTTGTTGAAACATTAAGCCTTGTTCTAGGGCTTGATGGAAAACGTATCCAATTCACACCAGATTTAATGCCATCAGATATTATCGGTTCTGAAATTATGGACTTAGATAAAAACGGTAAACGCTTTTTTCGTTACATCCAAGGCCCTGTTTTTGCACAACTTCTTATGGCAGATGAAATTAACCGTGCTTCTCCTCGTACTCAATCAGCTCTTTTGCAAGCCATGCAAGAATATCACGTCACTATTGCCGGTACTCGTTATGATTTGCCAAAACCTTTTCATGTATTTGCAACACAAAATCCTCTCGAACAAGAAGGAACCTACCCACTTCCTGAAGCACAACTTGATCGCTTTTTGATGCAAATTGATATTGATTATCCTGATCTTACTACGGAACGGCGCATTATTTTAGAAACAACAGGTCAAAAAAGCCAAACTGTAAAACCAGTTTTATCAACCCAAAAATTACAAACAATTCAAACAATCGTCCGCAAAATACCTATTTCTGAAAATATTGTTGAAGCCATTTTGAAACTAGTGCGTTCAGCTCGTCCAAACGAGGACAATCCCTTTGCAAATACTTATATTGCTTGGGGACCTGGACCTCGAGCTTCACAAGCTCTTTCACTTTGTGCTCGCGCCCGTGCTCTTTATCACGGACGTTTATCCCCCTCACTTGACGATATTAAAGCATTAGCTTATCCTGTATTACAACACCGCATGGCACTTAATTTTTCTGCACGTGCTGATAATATAGCTGTCAAAGATATTATTGCTAAGCTTGTGAAAGATACTCTTTAA
- a CDS encoding DUF58 domain-containing protein, whose product MAIGKKVSKKDPLSFIAKLHKDVGNMPHLLLQARLIANTLMAGYYSQRKRGNGDNFWQFRLYVEGESTTHIDWRRSARDEHTYLREREWETAQTVWIWPDQSASMHYCSRFSKISKGNYAIILSLALATLLARDGQYIAIPDLMAPTITSNVAERMAMALTNHQVENSFPDFSAINRFSQVIIISDFLDQSEKIIQHLRILVAKQVNVHLIEVADPAEESFPYKGRTEFFDPETKQKLLLGKAESFRKHYCKLYQKRREKLINFCSHQGWSYHVNTTDRPLKETILQLTNRMNASVPYTGRAL is encoded by the coding sequence ATGGCTATTGGCAAAAAAGTTTCTAAGAAAGACCCACTATCGTTTATTGCAAAACTGCATAAAGATGTAGGAAATATGCCTCATCTTCTTTTACAAGCACGCCTTATTGCTAATACACTAATGGCTGGTTACTATAGCCAACGTAAACGTGGTAATGGAGATAATTTCTGGCAATTTCGTCTGTATGTCGAAGGAGAATCCACAACACATATCGATTGGCGTCGTTCTGCACGTGATGAACACACTTACTTACGTGAACGCGAATGGGAAACAGCACAAACAGTTTGGATTTGGCCAGATCAAAGTGCTTCTATGCATTATTGTTCACGCTTTTCTAAAATTTCCAAAGGCAATTATGCGATTATTCTTTCCCTTGCACTGGCAACACTTCTTGCACGAGATGGTCAATATATAGCTATTCCTGATCTAATGGCTCCCACCATAACATCTAATGTAGCAGAACGCATGGCAATGGCTTTAACAAATCATCAAGTTGAAAATTCATTTCCAGATTTCTCGGCTATTAACCGCTTTTCACAAGTCATCATAATTAGCGATTTTCTTGATCAGTCTGAAAAAATCATTCAACATTTAAGAATTTTGGTGGCAAAACAAGTGAATGTGCATTTAATTGAAGTTGCAGATCCTGCAGAAGAGAGCTTTCCCTACAAAGGACGTACAGAATTTTTCGACCCTGAAACTAAGCAAAAGCTTCTTTTAGGAAAAGCAGAAAGCTTCCGTAAACATTATTGCAAACTCTACCAAAAAAGACGGGAAAAATTAATAAATTTCTGCTCACACCAAGGGTGGAGTTACCATGTAAACACAACTGACCGACCTTTAAAAGAAACTATCTTGCAACTTACAAATAGAATGAATGCCTCTGTACCTTATACAGGGAGGGCACTTTGA